ACAATATCAATTACATACGATGCGACTTCTGAGTCGAGGCTCCACCGCACAGTGCTCGATCGACTTGTTATTTATTTTCGCCAGGCGTCGCGCTGCATCAGCGGGTACGGGTCCTCCCCGCTACCGCTGATGCGGTAGGGCGTGTCGCCGATCCCGTCGCCGTTGGCGTCCCGACCCTGATAGTCGTCCCAGAAGTTCCCCTGCCTGAGCTCGGGCGAGTACCAGAAGCCGGCGCCGGTGTCGTCGAGGGCGTTCGGCGAGTTGCCGGCGATCGTGTTGTGGTAGATCCGGTTGTCGCGGCAGTCCACGAGCCAGACGCCCTGGTTGGCGTTGCCGACGATCTGGTTCCGCCTGATCACGTTCCGCGTGGACTGGACCATGAAGATCCCGTAGCCGCCCGGGCTCCGGTAGTAGGAGCGGCTGATCGTGTTCCCCTCGACGCGGTTTGCATGGGACTGCGCGATGTGGAGGCCGTAGACATTTTCCCGCACGGTCGCTCCCGTCACGCTGGTGTCTTGAGCCTCGCGGAGGTAGATCCCGTAGAAGCTCTGGTCGGCCTGCACCGCCTGGATGCGCACGCCCTGGACCCGATCCACGAAGATGGCGGTCCCGAAGTTCTCGACGCGGCCGTTCCTGACGACGACGTTCTTCGCCGTGACGCGGATCCCGACGCTCGAGAGCTGAGGCTGGGGCCACGTCCAGGCTCCGAGCCCGGGACCCCTGAGGGTCTTCCCCCCGAGGTCCAGCGTGACGCCGTCGCGGCTGACGCTGAGCCCGTCCCCGGGGCAGGCCAGCTCCTGGTTGAGCGTGACGTCCCGGGTGATGACGCTCCCGCATCGAACGGCCTCAGGCTGGCCCAGGGCTGGGCCCGCAGAAGCCAGGAGAAGCCCCACGAGGAGGACGGCGCGCGGGAGCATGGGCGAGCGTCAGGGGATCGGAGTTCCCGCCTTGAGGGCTGCGACGAGCTCCGGCGAGAGCGTCCCGCTGCAGACCTCTTCCACCGGCCCGTCGAGACGGAGCGACCAGTCGCGACGGACCTCGACCACCAGCTCGCCTCCCGGCATCACGACCCGCACCCGCCCGTGATCGCAGAGCCCGTTCTTCACGGCGGCGGAAGCGACGGCGCACGAGGAGGAGCCCGAGGCGAGGGTGAAGCCGGCGCCGCGCTCCCAGATCAGGATCGCGACCCGGTCGCGCGCCTCCACCCTGGCGAACTGGACATTGGTCCGGTTCGGGAAGGCGGGATGGTGCTCGATGAGCGGGCCGAGGCGCCTCACCTCGGCCTCGTCGAGCCGCTCGGTGAAGATCACGCAGTGCGGGTTCCCCACCGAGAGCGCCGTGATCCGAAGAAAGTGGTCGTTCACCTGCAGCGGGACGCGCACGACCTCCCGGTCCGGGCCGTTCATGGGGATATCAGGAGCCCGAAACGTCGCCTGCCCCATCTCGACCGTCACCGAGGCGACTCGGCCGCCGGCGACGTGGCACTGGCACTCGACCACGCCGCCTTTGGTCTCGACGCTGAACCCGGGGCGCTTCGCGTGGCCGTGCTCGTAG
This sequence is a window from Candidatus Rokuibacteriota bacterium. Protein-coding genes within it:
- a CDS encoding diaminopimelate epimerase, which translates into the protein MIPFVKGHGLGNDYLVLNGRDLDFPLTPLAVRRLCHRNWGIGSDGVLLLVDAANADFGLRIFNPDGSEAEKSGNGVRIFAKYLYEHGHAKRPGFSVETKGGVVECQCHVAGGRVASVTVEMGQATFRAPDIPMNGPDREVVRVPLQVNDHFLRITALSVGNPHCVIFTERLDEAEVRRLGPLIEHHPAFPNRTNVQFARVEARDRVAILIWERGAGFTLASGSSSCAVASAAVKNGLCDHGRVRVVMPGGELVVEVRRDWSLRLDGPVEEVCSGTLSPELVAALKAGTPIP
- a CDS encoding right-handed parallel beta-helix repeat-containing protein is translated as MLPRAVLLVGLLLASAGPALGQPEAVRCGSVITRDVTLNQELACPGDGLSVSRDGVTLDLGGKTLRGPGLGAWTWPQPQLSSVGIRVTAKNVVVRNGRVENFGTAIFVDRVQGVRIQAVQADQSFYGIYLREAQDTSVTGATVRENVYGLHIAQSHANRVEGNTISRSYYRSPGGYGIFMVQSTRNVIRRNQIVGNANQGVWLVDCRDNRIYHNTIAGNSPNALDDTGAGFWYSPELRQGNFWDDYQGRDANGDGIGDTPYRISGSGEDPYPLMQRDAWRK